The following DNA comes from Phytohabitans rumicis.
CGACATCGTCGTGCACCCCGACGCGATCGACCGGCTGCTGACCCGGCTCCAGGATCCGGCCGTCGGCGCCGCGTTCCCGAGCGTGCTGGACCCGAAGGGCACCGACCAGACCGCCGCCGGGCGGTTCCTGAGCATCGGCACCGGGATCGCCCACGCGACCGGGCTGGGCCTGCTGTTCCCGGGGCTGCGCATCGTCGCGACGCCGCAGCGCGCGGACTGGCTCTCCGGGCCCTTCGTCGCGATCCGGCGCCAGACGCTGGACCGCATCGGCGGGGTGGACGAGTCATCGTTCTTCTACTCGGAGGACCTGCGCCTCTGCTGGGCCGTGCGCCACCTCGGCCTGGACCTCGCGTACGTGCCGGAGGCCGTGGTCACGCACGAGGACGACGCGAGCGCCAAGCGCCGGTGGAGCGACGCGGAGATCTCCCGCCGGCAGACCCGCGAGTTCATCCGGGCCAGCCGCGAGCTCGCCGGCTGGCGGGGCGAGATCGCCTGCGCGGCGTACGTCCTCGGCGTACTCATGCGGGCGGCGGTCGGGCGCGGAGAGGTCCGCCGCGCGATCGCGCGCGGCGCGGTCGAGGGAATGCGCCGGCCATGAAGGTCATGTTCGTCTGCACGACCGGTGGGTCCGGGCGCCGCCAGCTGGGCGGGGCGGAGCGCTTCCTGATCGAGATGCT
Coding sequences within:
- a CDS encoding glycosyltransferase translates to MDVSVVVLTWEDHERTSVCVRSLPADAEVIVVDNGSADDVGEKLRALCSETGAKYVRADTNLGYAKGMNLGVRHATRSCVILSNNDIVVHPDAIDRLLTRLQDPAVGAAFPSVLDPKGTDQTAAGRFLSIGTGIAHATGLGLLFPGLRIVATPQRADWLSGPFVAIRRQTLDRIGGVDESSFFYSEDLRLCWAVRHLGLDLAYVPEAVVTHEDDASAKRRWSDAEISRRQTREFIRASRELAGWRGEIACAAYVLGVLMRAAVGRGEVRRAIARGAVEGMRRP